Proteins encoded in a region of the Manduca sexta isolate Smith_Timp_Sample1 chromosome 1, JHU_Msex_v1.0, whole genome shotgun sequence genome:
- the LOC119189470 gene encoding uncharacterized protein LOC119189470 translates to MREKPEAWPIEKDPQPAHTTGEERSHAVFAIAQKQHLSDAIPDVQRFSSWLRYLRATARVLQAIQILRQRTQRIHYKRTKKRPSQDPDWKNNKASDAKQPKPAVSKRSDFVILPAELQHRAETLIIRASQEEAFEAELRALTNGTQLPRDSRLYPLSTHISEGIIRLKSRITAAIGVSENMKNPPIVDGGHLATKLWIKHIHELLHHAGTESTVNQCRQYRWVIRLRPTVKEIISRCLKCRMKMVNPPQPITGDLPPCRLAHHQRPFTYTGLDYFGPLTITVGRAHQKRYVALFTCLTVRAVHLEIVHSLSTDSAIMALRRMIARRGCPAEIWSDNATNFHGAEKELRHMLQDGAEREASRRAIRWRFIPPGAPFMGGAWERLVRSVKTALTVVLREKHPREETLSTLLAEVENTVNSRPLTHVSVSPEDPEALTPNHFLLGCQGPIATPGFSEDYGYGSNINLRAAQQLANEFWARWLKEYLPELRNRREPHGRGPTLHTGDLVRIVDGNLPRNAWVRGKIIATHPGPDGIVRTVDIATRGGVLRRPTKRS, encoded by the exons ATGCGTG AAAAACCCGAAGCCTGGCCAATAGAAAAGGACCCTCAGCCCGCACACACTACGGGCGAGGAAAGGAGCCACGCCGTATTCGCCATCGCTCAAAAACAACACTTGAGCGATGCCATACCGGATGTGCAACGCTTCTCATCGTGGCTGCGTTATCTGCGAGCGACAGCAAGAGTTCTACAAGCCATCCAGATACTACGCCAGCGGACGCAGAGAATACACTACAAAAGAACGAAGAAACGTCCCAGCCAAGATCCGGATTGGAAGAACAACAAGGCGAGCGACGCAAAGCAACCCAAACCCGCTGTGAGCAAGAGGAGCGACTTCGTGATATTGCCCGCCGAGCTACAGCATCGCGCCGAGACGCTAATCATAAGAGCGTCGCAAGAAGAAGCCTTCGAAGCCGAGTTGCGTGCACTAACAAACGGCACGCAACTACCCCGAGACAGCCGGCTCTATCCCCTCAGCACTCACATATCTGAGGGGATCATAAGGCTCAAGAGTCGAATCACCGCCGCCATCGGAGTCTCAGAGAATATGAAGAATCCGCCGATAGTGGACGGCGGACACCTCGCAACTAAGCTGTGGATAAAACACATTCACGAGCTATTGCATCACGCCGGCACCGAAAGTACGGTAAATCAATGCCGACAATACCGTTGGGTTATACGACTGCGACCCACGGTGAAAGAAATCATCTCAAGATGCCTGAAGTGCCGAATGAAGATGGTCAACCCGCCGCAGCCGATCACCGGAGACCTGCCGCCCTGCAGATTGGCACACCACCAGAGACCGTTCACTTACACCGGTCTCGACTACTTCGGCCCGCTGACAATAACCGTCGGCAGGGCGCACCAGAAGCGATACGTGGCGCTCTTCACGTGCCTCACCGTTCGAGCAGTGCATTTGGAGATCGTGCATTCTCTGAGCACGGACTCCGCCATCATGGCGCTGAGACGAATGATCGCACGCCGCGGATGCCCCGCGGAGATATGGAGTGACAACGCGACGAACTTCCACGGCGCAGAAAAGGAGCTGCGACACATGCTGCAGGACGGCGCGGAACGAGAGGCGTCAAGAAGAGCCATACGGTGGCGCTTCATCCCTCCAGGAGCGCCATTCATGGGAGGCGCCTGGGAGAGACTCGTGCGATCCGTAAAGACCGCACTCACCGTGGTCTTACGAGAAAAGCACCCAAGAGAAGAAACACTCAGCACGCTGCTCGCCGAGGTCGAGAACACCGTGAACAGCCGCCCGCTGACACACGTCTCGGTCAGCCCTGAAGACCCGGAAGCTCTGACACCCAACCACTTCTTGTTGGGTTGCCAGGGACCGATCGCCACACCGGGATTCTCCGAGGACTACGGCTACGGGTCAAACATCAATCTACGCGCAGCGCAACAGTTAGCCAACGAATTCTGGGCGCGATGGCTAAAAGAATATTTACCGGAGCTGCGAAACCGGCGGGAGCCGCATGGAAGAGGACCGACGCTTCACACAGGCGACCTGGTGCGGATCGTCGACGGCAACTTACCAAGGAACGCGTGGGTACGAGGCAAGATCATCGCGACTCACCCGGGACCGGACGGCATCGTGCGCACCGTGGACATCGCAACGAGAGGCGGAGTCCTACGAAGACCGACGAAAAGGTCATAG